The Lutra lutra chromosome 1, mLutLut1.2, whole genome shotgun sequence genomic sequence taaaaaattaaacatttgtacaaaaaaggtattgataagataaaatagtttaaaaaattaaaataagaaagaggaaagaaaaaatgaattaaaaaaaattaactttgaaaggcTAAAGGATCataggaaaaaagccatgaattctgtgtgctGCTTTCCCCTTGCTCTGGAATTCGGCAGTTCTCATTGATccgtgaacttggtcttggctggatgttcttgctgattttctgggggTAGGGGCCTATTGCAGTAATTCTTAAATGTCTTTActggaggtggaattgcaccacccttgtcaggggccaggctaagcgaTCTGCTTAGGttcgctcttgggagcttttgttccctgaatgatttccatagagctttggaggatggtaatgaagatggaggcctcccagtctccagccctgtaggagccgagagctcagggccccactacTCAgcgcaccctcagagaaaagcagtcaatctctcctgtctccctggtctctggccatgctctgagctcacctggcctgtgactgagcatttccgTCTCTGTCACATGGCcctatttggagtctccaaacccagcagattcctgttgTGTGCTCCCGTGCTGCTCCcccccagaggaggaaggtgagtctctccagatctgccacttctggggtccctgctcataGATTAGTGGCCTGGCTGTGCCTCGATCATGGTTTTTTAAGGTAACCCCCAGCTGAGAGTGCCCTCCTTGGCTCTGCCTCTACAGCTGGATTCCCCGCTCCGATGCCTGGGGGCTCTGTCACCCTCAGGCATCCCTGGTCTTTCTGTAACCCTGtgagtcctgagaccacactgtctcctcactgtccccatgagggctccaccccccgcttagcctctggagtgacatccctcagtggagcagacttctaaaaattctggttttgtgctctgctgctctctcacttgctgggatCTGGCCTCTCCCCCTGTGGtcttttcctgttgctttggattcacttctctgcacatcccaCCTTCCAGAgagtgatcgattttctgtttctacaattGCTGCTCTTCTCATCTATcctctgttgagtttgtaggtgttcaaaatggtttgattactatctagctgaactcctgggacctgatgatattttaGTCTCCTACTCCTCGCCCTCTTGCttctccttccatctttttttaaaaattttacttaattatttgagagagtaaatgagagagagagagagagagcaggaacagggggagaagcagagtggggggagaagcagactccccactgagcaggcaacCCAACTTAGGGCTTGATTTTGGGATtttggaattatgacctgagctaaaggcagacacttaaccacccagTCATCATAACAGGGCAATATTTCATTCCTATTTTCTTATTAAGTACCTCTACTGCACAAaggatttatagaaaaaaaaaacttgggacaGGATGGTATAGCTGGGAGTGTTGAGGGAAacacaaaacaggaaaaggaggggtaaaaaggggagagagggaagcaggagaaaaGATAGGTATGTTTAAGaaagtttcttttaagatttgttttcttgTCATTTCCAACTTTTCTATCAGACCCTTCAACAACATGAAATCTGGAAACCTCTCAGATACTCTAGAATTCCTCCTCCTGGGACTGTCAGAAGATCCAGAGCTACAGCCTCTCCTGTTCTGCCTGTTCTTGTCTGTGTATCTGGTCTCTGTGGTTGGGAACCTCCTCATCATCCTGGCCATTATGTATGACTCCCACCttcacacccccatgtacttcttcctctctaATCTGGCTTTTGTTGACATCTGTTTTACCACCACAATAATCCCCAAGATGCTGGTGAACATCCAGACACGGAGCAAATCCATCAGTTACGCAGGCTGCCTCACCCAAATCTGCTTTGTCCTGACTTTTGCCGGGTTGGAAAACGGAATTCTGGTCATGATGGCCTTTGATCGATTTGTGGCCATCTGTCACCCACTAAGGTACAGTATCATCGTGAACCCCAAACTCTGTAGGCTGCTGGTTCTGCTGTCCTTCCTTATTAGTGTTCTGGATGCCCTTCTCCACACTTTGATGGCACTGCGGCTTTCCTTCTGCACAGACCTGGAAATTCCCCACTTTTTCTGTGAATTAGCTCATATTCTCAAGCTTGCCTGTTCTGATATCCTCATCAATAACATTCTTGTGTATTTAGTGACCAGCCTTTTGGGTGTTATGCCTCTCTCTGGGATAATTATCTCTTACACTCAAATTGTCTCCTCTGTCCTGAAAATCCCATCAGCTGGTGGAAAGTATAAGGCATTTTCTATCTGTGGGTCACACTTAATAGTTGTTTCCTTGTTCTATGGGACAGGTTTTGGGGTTTACCTTAGTTCTGCAGCTACACAGTCCTCGAGGAAGAGTGCAATAGTATCAGTGATGTACACTGTGGTCACCCCCATGATGAATCCCTTTATCTATAGTCTGAGGAACAAGGACATGATGGGGGCTTTGAGGAAACTTACCTCTAGAATATAATCTTTTCATTAATGTGTCAGCTGCTTTGGGTTTACACTGCTggaatttgacagagagaaataatgTGTAATCCAGACAGCCTGACTGACTTTGAATATATAAAACCAGAGATCTAGTGGTTAAGGGTAAGAATTTTGAAATCAGACCAGCTGCGTTTGAATCCTACCTCCACTAAAACATAGCTTTGTGGCCTTTGACAATTTATTTCAACTctaaactcagtttcctcatctataaaattgatGTGAttatattagtttatattttgGGTAGATTTGAGAAGCTTAAGCTCAGTTAGTGAGGATGCATGCCTTCAGCTGTAATGCAAGATTCTCAAATCCAGTAGGGTcaaatgataaaaacaatgaTCTGTCCTAACAAAAACTTCAGGGATTACTTAGGTCCAGGCACAGAACCAGAGGAGTGCATTTCACTCTGCCACGTGGTGATGTTTTCCTATTAGGGCTAGTCTCCTGGTGGTCACTGATGCCTGCTCCAGTGCAGAGGCCTTTCAAAGTCAGAAACAAAACCTGATAAGCCTCTCCTTGAGTTTCCTTGCAAACCAACCATAATATTTCTGAGGAGACATCCAGAAAGCATTGTTGTTATCATTAGCCCAAATTGAACTATGTGTCCtatatttgtttcctattgtCATTGTAATATGTTACAAACTTAGccacttaaaacaacacaaatgtattctgTTGTAGTCTGAatgtcagaagtctgaaatcagctGTACGGCAAGGTGTTAGGTTCCTTCTGAAAGCTGGTTGGAGAAAAAGTTATCATgtaataggtacagagtttctgtttgggatgataaaATTATTCAggaaatggatagtggtgatggtccTCCAACATTGTGAGTGTTCTTAATGCCACGgcattgtacacttaaaatggctgaaatagtaaattttatgtttgttaggtcccccaataatgggtccgtgatcaaaggagcgagactgatacaaagcgaaggtcaagcaaagctttatttcgtgccaagcatcgagaatcaaaccgaccggtcagggccgtctcttaaaaagaggtgacccctccctgccttaccaactaacttttatagagcaaaggccatgtggttgggcctggccacacacagatggccaatgagattgtaacacacagagaaagctgcacagtcactCTAGGTCACACAtgagtgaccaattgaattacaatttaccctagtagatatttgaaagagcctatcaccttggtcagaattggcacccaaaaggcgggacccacactccttggtagctagggagacagtatgcgtgctctactgattggatgtctccacctgacccaactcatccctgcattcgggctgttatctccacctgacctgacccacccttgtatttggactttgttacctgggactggtttcccggtcttgcttttaagtaagttccctggggGTCggaggcagggtcagtttaagttttactgcatcaacgataaaatcactgtttaaccagatggCATCACTTTGGCTATATAGTCCCTTACAATGGTACACATATTTACCACAatgtaaaaactcaaaaaattcaTTCCAATGTACCAAAGCATTAGACACAAGAATCAGTgattaaatatttctgaagacaaaataagaaaacaattttattacttcagagaagttaagcatttctttaagatttatttatttttagagaaagagtgagagcatgtgAGTGTTCAcataagtgggggaggggcagagagagaggaaaaatctcaggcagactccggCTGAGCCCAGACg encodes the following:
- the LOC125092757 gene encoding olfactory receptor 7G3-like, with translation MKSGNLSDTLEFLLLGLSEDPELQPLLFCLFLSVYLVSVVGNLLIILAIMYDSHLHTPMYFFLSNLAFVDICFTTTIIPKMLVNIQTRSKSISYAGCLTQICFVLTFAGLENGILVMMAFDRFVAICHPLRYSIIVNPKLCRLLVLLSFLISVLDALLHTLMALRLSFCTDLEIPHFFCELAHILKLACSDILINNILVYLVTSLLGVMPLSGIIISYTQIVSSVLKIPSAGGKYKAFSICGSHLIVVSLFYGTGFGVYLSSAATQSSRKSAIVSVMYTVVTPMMNPFIYSLRNKDMMGALRKLTSRI